A region from the Aphis gossypii isolate Hap1 chromosome 1, ASM2018417v2, whole genome shotgun sequence genome encodes:
- the LOC114132934 gene encoding nuclear receptor-binding protein homolog: MPASGRGPDLTAAAAAAATAVAVKKTSLESGDDSEEESEILEESPCGRWLKRREVVEQRDVPGIDCAYLAMDTEEGVEVVWNEVQFSERKNYKAQEDKIRQVFESLTQLQHPNIVNFHRYWTDTHNDKPRVIFITEYMSSGSLKQFLKRTKRNVKKISLTAWKRWCTQILSALSYLHSCSPPIIHGNLTCDTIFIQHNGLVKIGSVAPDTIHVHIKTCRENMKNMHFIAPECGNFVTPAIDIYAFGMCALEMATLEIQGNGDSGTLVTQDHINRTIESLDDPLQKDLIYQCLTADFEKRPSARTLLFHPVLFEVHALKLLAAHALVKTEHFADRLSDEVYPQEKIIAEILHADETRSVQFKMSDVPESNKLEKFVEDVKFGIYPLTAYALEAGPVRLTTYQPQSPTGSMDQSIPSDRSSTGPIDIEVRRIVNTMCNIKPRDDAQNDFMMTILLRMDDKMNRQLTCSITEADTALSLSQELVHFGFINESDKDKIYVIIEETLSEGPHYKEDDDQSSIPTDVESSPPLQKRSSAAATPSSSSRPSVIRSPVKRDGS; encoded by the exons GTGGAGCAACGAGATGTTCCCGGAATCGACTGCGCGTACTTGGCCATGGACACTGAAGAGGGCGTGGAGGTGGTGTGGAACGAGGTGCAGTTTTCGGAGCGCAAAAACTACAAGGCCCAAGAAGACAAGATCCGGCAAGTGTTTGAAAGCCTCACTCAACTCCAGCATCCCAACATCGTGAACTTCCATCGGTATTGGACGGACACGCACAACGACAAACCACGC GTCATATTCATCACAGAATACATGTCTTCTGGCTCGTTGAAACAGTTCCTAAAACGTACCAAACGCAACGTGAAGAAGATTTCACTGACCGCGTGGAAACGATGGTGCACGCAAATCCTATCTGCCCTAAG TTACTTGCATTCATGTTCACCGCCCATCATCCATGGGAATCTGACCTGTGACACGATATTTATCCAACACAATGGACTCGTGAAAATAGGATCAG ttgCTCCGGACACCATTCACGTCCACATCAAGACTTGCCGggaaaacatgaaaaatatgcattttattgcCCCTGAATGCGGAA ATTTCGTGACACCCGCCATCGACATTTACGCGTTTGGCATGTGTGCATTAGAAATGGCCACGCTGGAGATACAGGGCAACGGCGACAGTGGCACGCTGGTCACACAGGACCACATCAATCGCACTATCGAGTCGCTAGACGATCCACTGCAAAAGGATCTTATCTACCAGTGTCTAACGGCCGATTTTGAGAAACGTCCGTCGGCGCGGACGTTACTCTTCCACCCCGTACTGTTTGAGGTGCACGCGTTGAAATTACTTGCGGCGCACGCTCTGGTCAAGACTG AACATTTTGCCGACAGACTGTCTGATGAGGTATACCctcaagaaaaaataatcgCTGAAATTTTGCACGCCGACGAGACTCGATCGGTCCAGTTCAAAATGTCCGATGTCCCAGAGAGCAATAAGCTCGAAAAGTTCGTCGAGGATGTCAA GTTTGGCATTTACCCGTTGACTGCTTACGCCTTAGAAGCGGGACCTGTGCGGCTTACTACATACCAACCCCAGAGTCCGACAGGTTCTATGGACCAATCCATCCCGTCGGATAGGAGCAGCACTGGCCCGATTGACATCGAAGTCAGACGGATCGTCAATACGATGTGCAATATCAAACCACGAGACGATGCTCAAAATGACTTTATg ATGACAATTCTACTGCGGATGGACGATAAAATGAATCGTCAACTAACGTGTTCCATAACAGAAGCGGACACTGCGTTGTCTCTCTCCCAAGAGTTAGTGCACTTCGGCTTCATCAATGAG TCGGACAAAGACAAGATATACGTTATCATCGAAGAGACACTGTCCGAGGGTCCTCATTACAAGGAAGATGACGATCAATCGTCAATACCCACGGACGTCGAATCATCACCACCGTTGCAGAAACGATCGTCAGCAGCTGCCAccccgtcgtcgtcgtccagGCCCAGCGTCATACGGTCGCCGGTAAAACGCGATGGCAGTTAA